One window of Thermoplasmatales archaeon genomic DNA carries:
- a CDS encoding Ppx/GppA family phosphatase, which translates to MIKAVIDAGYNSFRLCTYDFYENKTFKIRRSVKEFVRIGAGVESGSAISEKKIDNAISTLSRFQSIVQLENISDTVAVGTSAFRYASNSDYIVDKILSETGIKINVVSGEEEGKFAALGTINTLPIKDAMIFDLGGGSLEVATVKNGRIGKVKLYGLGALKLKKFEKDEKKLRKEIRKQLENIYLPRGKQIVGTGGNVRALAKIDLNSRKYPLLSFHGYSLPIQRISKHARHLLSIDPEDRRNISGVNKDRSATVHVAAVVIDEFMKYAESKELMVSSYGMREGVLTGTEIDRKTLRRDWLENIALNLNLHISPAIYDSIADDSTRYGKITPYLAASSFIALTLKEFGFLNPYEMGFNFVKHSVMPGFTSEESLIVAAILGSTTSKPDRNILNFASDKFSARDLLQAAKEMKSITSKNYSGRTI; encoded by the coding sequence ATGATTAAAGCAGTAATTGATGCAGGATATAATTCATTCAGGTTGTGTACATACGATTTCTATGAAAACAAAACATTCAAGATAAGGCGGTCCGTAAAAGAATTTGTACGAATTGGGGCCGGAGTTGAAAGTGGGTCAGCGATCTCAGAGAAAAAAATCGATAATGCTATCTCTACATTGAGCAGATTTCAAAGCATCGTTCAATTAGAGAATATTTCAGATACAGTTGCTGTTGGCACCAGTGCTTTCAGATATGCGTCAAATTCAGATTATATCGTTGATAAGATACTTTCAGAAACAGGCATAAAGATAAATGTTGTTTCCGGAGAAGAGGAGGGAAAATTCGCTGCTCTGGGGACGATTAATACCCTGCCAATAAAAGATGCCATGATATTTGATCTTGGTGGCGGTTCGTTAGAAGTTGCAACCGTTAAGAATGGCAGAATTGGAAAAGTGAAACTGTATGGCCTGGGTGCCCTTAAGCTCAAGAAGTTTGAAAAGGATGAAAAGAAACTTAGAAAAGAAATCAGAAAACAACTAGAAAATATATATCTGCCTCGAGGAAAACAAATTGTTGGAACTGGCGGCAATGTTAGGGCCCTGGCAAAAATAGATCTTAATTCTCGCAAATACCCATTGCTATCATTCCACGGATATTCACTACCCATTCAGCGTATCTCAAAGCATGCTAGACATCTTTTATCTATTGATCCAGAAGATAGAAGAAATATTTCTGGGGTGAACAAAGATCGATCCGCAACTGTACACGTTGCGGCTGTTGTAATAGATGAATTCATGAAATATGCCGAATCAAAGGAATTAATGGTGTCATCATACGGAATGCGCGAAGGAGTCCTCACTGGAACTGAGATTGATCGAAAGACCTTGAGAAGAGACTGGCTTGAGAATATAGCCCTGAATCTCAATTTGCACATCTCACCCGCCATTTACGACAGCATAGCAGATGATTCGACCAGATACGGAAAAATCACACCTTATCTTGCCGCTTCTTCTTTTATTGCACTAACGCTAAAGGAGTTCGGCTTCTTGAACCCATATGAAATGGGTTTCAACTTTGTCAAGCATTCCGTTATGCCAGGATTCACATCTGAGGAAAGCCTGATAGTAGCGGCCATATTGGGTTCCACCACATCGAAACCTGACAGAAACATCCTGAATTTTGCTAGCGACAAATTTTCTGCTCGCGACTTGCTCCAGGCAGCTAAAGAGATGAAGTCGATTACGAGCAAAAACTATTCGGGCAGGACAATATGA
- the sixA gene encoding phosphohistidine phosphatase SixA produces the protein MITLIFVRHGASEPSVEGESDEARKLVKRGIKQMKRVAELLDDINVTVDRVFSSRFLRAYQSADVICDELKLDVKIETIPELEPGRKPLEFINRIKEFDNLSCLVVSHEPLISKLLKAITGANIETSKGSLVLLSYNPSDGESLVKLVIDQKVLQR, from the coding sequence GTGATAACTCTAATTTTCGTGAGGCACGGTGCTTCTGAGCCCTCTGTTGAGGGTGAGTCTGATGAGGCCAGAAAACTGGTAAAGCGTGGAATCAAACAAATGAAGCGCGTTGCTGAGTTGCTCGATGACATTAATGTTACTGTTGATAGGGTATTTTCCAGTCGTTTCCTGAGAGCATACCAGTCGGCTGATGTGATCTGCGATGAACTGAAACTCGATGTAAAAATAGAGACTATTCCGGAACTGGAGCCGGGGAGAAAACCCTTGGAGTTTATAAACAGAATCAAGGAATTTGACAACCTGTCCTGCCTCGTTGTTTCGCATGAACCTTTGATTTCTAAACTACTAAAAGCTATCACTGGCGCGAACATTGAAACGAGCAAAGGTAGCCTTGTTCTATTGAGCTATAATCCTTCCGACGGAGAGAGCCTAGTCAAACTTGTCATAGACCAGAAAGTTCTTCAGAGATAG
- a CDS encoding helix-turn-helix domain-containing protein has protein sequence MKKHGEIIETYVRALEPNCPILTPLINSRSEFEIEQLNAGIESTNHLVWMEKLTEGLRSDLKKNATFVKAVSRHNFWIEAHSCTICKVISTIQAIPISVKPSDSGGLIYKLFLPDSRLVPKLGTMLEDTREKFVVYEGNDNTAGTSLTMRQRELLLLAFREGYFDSDRKISLTDLAEKIGISTKTLQETLRRATKKVVQDYVTEKL, from the coding sequence GTGAAGAAGCACGGAGAAATCATCGAAACCTATGTTCGAGCCCTAGAACCAAATTGTCCCATCCTTACCCCATTGATTAATTCTAGATCGGAATTCGAGATAGAACAGCTCAATGCAGGGATTGAATCGACAAACCACCTTGTATGGATGGAGAAACTTACTGAAGGCTTGAGATCGGATCTCAAAAAAAATGCAACATTCGTAAAGGCAGTATCAAGGCACAATTTCTGGATAGAGGCTCACAGCTGCACAATTTGCAAGGTAATTTCAACGATACAAGCTATTCCAATTAGTGTCAAGCCATCAGATTCTGGTGGCCTCATTTACAAACTTTTTCTTCCAGACAGCAGACTTGTACCAAAGCTGGGAACCATGCTTGAAGACACTCGGGAAAAGTTCGTCGTGTACGAAGGAAATGATAACACTGCGGGAACAAGCTTGACAATGAGGCAAAGAGAATTGCTTCTGTTAGCGTTCAGGGAAGGTTATTTTGATTCTGATCGTAAGATAAGCCTCACAGATTTAGCTGAAAAAATAGGGATCTCCACGAAAACACTTCAGGAAACATTAAGGCGGGCTACTAAAAAGGTGGTTCAGGATTACGTTACTGAAAAATTATAA
- a CDS encoding DUF1059 domain-containing protein, with amino-acid sequence MTYVFKCKDIGMKDAFEVQADTKEELLPVIQAHAKASHGINEVTPDLLQKINAAIKKKGMF; translated from the coding sequence ATGACATATGTGTTTAAATGCAAGGATATAGGAATGAAAGACGCATTCGAAGTACAGGCTGACACAAAAGAAGAACTTCTGCCGGTTATACAGGCTCATGCCAAGGCATCTCATGGCATAAATGAAGTAACGCCAGATCTGTTGCAGAAAATAAATGCCGCAATAAAGAAAAAGGGAATGTTCTAA